The Puntigrus tetrazona isolate hp1 chromosome 19, ASM1883169v1, whole genome shotgun sequence genome has a segment encoding these proteins:
- the utp23 gene encoding rRNA-processing protein UTP23 homolog yields MKIKRQKHAKKTVSFYKYNFCFREPFQILIDGTFCHAALKNKIQIKEQLPKYLMGEVQLCTTSCALDELETLAKDLYGAKLILQKFQIRKCKHTKDPVPASECLLSMVGETNPQHYFIATQDQELTKALKKIPGVPLLYIVLNTMVLDKLSERTLKHVEAVQRGELMSPSQQSSIQTLKEKEGLSKDGSDKRGKKRKRKSGNPNPLSCLKKKKKPMPQQPKKTDGEKKKRSRHRKLQPAGGEEAAASSNPTTA; encoded by the exons ATGAAGATAAAACGTCAGAAACACGCAAAGAAAACCGTCAGTTTCTACAAGTACAACTTTTGCTTTAGGGAACCTTTCCAAATATTAATCGATGGGACGTTTTGTCACGCGGCGTTAAAGaataaaattcaaatcaaagagCAGTTGCCAAAGTATCTCATGGGAGAAGTTCAGCTCTGTACCACAAG CTGCGCGCTTGACGAGCTTGAAACCCTTGCAAAAGACCTCTACGGAGCAAAACTCATCTTACAGAAATTTCAGATCAGGAAATGCAAGCACACGAAAGATCCAGTTCCTGCATCAGAGTGTTTGTTGTCAATGGTTGGGGAGACAAATCCGCAGCACTACTTCATTGCAACTCAG GATCAAGAGTTGACAAAGGCTTTGAAGAAGATTCCTGGGGTTCCTCTGCTCTACATTGTTCTCAACACCATGGTGCTAGACAAGCTCTCGGAGCGAACGCTGAAGCACGTCGAAGCGGTTCAGCGGGGGGAGTTGATGAGTCCATCACAACAGTCAAGCATTCAGACTCTGAAAGAGAAGGAGGGCCTCAGCAAAGACGGTAGTGACAAGAGAGGCAAAAAACGTAAGAGGAAATCCGGCAATCCCAACCCACTTAGCTGcctgaagaaaaagaagaaacccATGCCTCAGCAGCCCAaaaagacagatggagagaaaaagaagcgGAGTAGACATAGGAAGCTACAGCCTGCTGGGGGAGAGGAAGCGGCAGCCAGCTCCAATCCCACAACTGCCTAG